TGAAGCGACTTCCATTCATTGCTGGTCACGATGCTCAGCTCCGGCGTGACGTTTAGCGTGCCGAAGTTTCCGAGCTGCGCGCGGTCGGTCGTGTTCGGCATCACGTTGCGCTCCGTTTCCTTCTTCAGCCTGAGTGTCACCGGATTCACCTCCGCCATCCAAAGAGGCGCCCGATACCGAAACACATCCGAATTGACGGCGTCCTGCCGGGTATATACGAGATACAAACCGTCCGGACGCGTAATCCAATGCATCTGCGTATTCATGCTGCCGGAGACAGGAGTGCCGTCCTCCCACAGCAGATCGACGGCAGGCTGCCAGACGATACCGTCCGCACTCTTGGCCAAGCGGTTATTCGTGTCATCCCGGCTCGTCAGGAAGTATTCACCGCCGAACTCCGTCAGCGAAGCCTCGATGCCTGAGCGATTGCCGTGCGCGCCGGTGTTCGGGACTGTGCCGCTTATGCTCTCGTATGTCAACGTGGTCCCGTCGAAGGAAGCGATCACGACTTGCAGCGCACCCGAGCCGGTGATCGAATGGATCGGCCATTGCACCTTGCCAGTCCGCTCGTCTATGTACGGGTAGGAGCTTCCCGCATGACCGAAGTCTTGCGACCAATCGAAGAGCTGCCAATCTGCGCTCCATGCTCCTGTTGCCTGATCGTAGACGGCATAGGCGGGATAGGTTTGCTTTTTGGCGTAATTGGCGTCGTACGACTGGGCCATGCCGAGCAGTAACACATTGCCGGTAGCGGCGTGATAGACGGGGACGGGATCGATCAGCATGCCCATATAGCCATTCGGAAGCGTCTTCCAATTGTATTGTGGAATAACGGTGTAAGGCGTCCAGTTGTCTCCAAGATCGGTGCTGATCGTGTAGGCGATGTCGTAAAACACGTCGGTGTGGTTGTCGTTCAAATCCTTGGACGCCGTGCACAAAATCGCCGGAGCGCCATCTTGGCCTTGGCCCGGCAGGGCGGCACAGCGCGTATGGGACCACCAAAAATCGTTGGTGCCGTTATTGGCATAGATCCGTTTCGGATCGACCCTGTAACCGGAAGCGGCTGCAGGCAGCGCCAAAGTGGCCATTAGACAAACGAGCAGCAAACAGGAAACGGCTTGTTTCAAGGGATTCATCAGCTCCTTGGGATACAAAATATGAAACGCTTTCATATAAAATCATACCAAATCGACCCTTTCCAACCTATTGGACAGAGTCTAGATTTGGTAGACTTTTTTAACGTTTCGAGCGGTAAGGCCGATCAAGTCTCGCGGTTGCGGTATTCGGTCGGAGTCAGGCCTGTTCTTTTTTTGAACAGACGGCTGAAATATTTCTCGTCCTGATAGCCGGAGCGGAGCGCCACCTCATAGGTTTTGAGCGAGGTTCCTGCAAGGAGACGCTTCGCTTCGGCAAGCCGTATTTCGGTCAAGTAGTCGGACAGGTTGACGCCTTCGACCTGCTTGAACAGAAAGCTGAGGTAGACGGGAGACAAGTAGACTTCCTGTGCTGCTGTCTCCAGCGTGATGTTCTCCCGGAAATGCTCCTCGATGAAGCGCTTCGTCTTTTCCACGATCGCGTTTTTGCCGACTTTGCGCAAATCGAGGGTCCGCCGCAGAAGTCCTTCCAGATAGCGGCGCATCTCTTCAGTCAACTGCTCCAGCGTCGACGTCTCGAAGAAAAGCGTAATCTGCCCGGCGGGAAGCAGCTCGTCGAGCGCCAGCTTCGGGTGCATGGCCGCCAGAGAGTCGGCAGCTGCCACCATGTGCTGGAGGGCGATGGATTTGGTCACCTGCACGGGGTAGTCGCTGCTCTTCAAATGCCGGACAAAGTCGTCCAGCCAACATGCAAGCTGCTCGGGATTACCGATTTTGAGCGCAAGCTGAAGCGCTTCGTCAACCGGAGTGGAAGCCGGGAGCTTCAGATTCGGGGCGACGGCGTTTTCCCATTCCAGATCCTCGACGAACACGATCTCGTTCGGACCGGTATAGTATTTGTACTCCAGCGCCGTCCGGGCCGATTGATAGAGGCTTTTGCCCTCCGAATTGAGACTCATCCCATGCACGGATACCCCGATCATGACCATGTAGCGGAGCGCCTTGCGCAGATTGTCCGCCAGCCGGCGCAGATCGTCTCGAAACCGCGCCTTGTCTTCCAGCGTGACATTGGCCAGCAGAACGAAGCGGTTGTGCACGGGGCTAATCAAAAATTTGTCCGGCCATGACGCCAGCGTCTCCTTAGCAATATTCATCACGGCGAAGTTCATCAGTTGCTGATCCTCGTAGGAGTAGTTTTTCGGAAAGTCCGGATCTTCCTCCAGCTCGACGACCGCCAGATAAACGGGGCCAATCCGTAGGGGGATGTGCAGGAACTCGGTTTTCTCTGCAAACAGATCGTCGTTGAAGCTGGCTCCTTCCAGCAAGGAGGTAAGGAAACGGAAGCGGATCAGCGGCAGATGGTCCTTGAGTTGACTTTTGAGCTTCTGCTCCTCCTTCCATTGCTGCTTGATTGACAGGACAACATTCAGCAGCTGGTCGAGATCCGGCGGCTTCAGCAAATAATCAAGGGCGCCCAGCTTAAGCGCCTGCTGCGCGTAAGTGAACTCGTCGTGTCCGCTCAAGATGACCGATTTGACCGGCAGCTCCCGCGCATGGATTTCCTCCAGCAGCTCTAATCCGGTTTTGCCCGGCATCCGGCAATCCAGCAGCAGCAGATCGGGCTTATCTCGCTCGATTAGCTCCAGCGCTTCATCTCCGTTGTCGGCGGGCGGCAGCCATGTAAAACCGTGCTCCTCCCATGGAATGAGGGCCCGCAGGGCTTGGGGCACGATGGGCTCGTCGTCAATGACCATGATTTTCATAGAGCAACCTCCATTGGTTATCGTCGTATATGAGCGGAATGACCAGCATAACACGCGTGCCGTGGCCCGGTTCGCTCTCGATGCGTAGCGCGTATTCCGGCCCGAACATCATCGTCAGCCTTTCGTTGACGTTGCGGATGCCGTAGCCGGTGCCGCCGGCTTGGCCGTTGATCGCATCAGTCGCATGGTTTGTCCCGGCTTCACCGGACAGCAGCGAGCTTGCCAGCTCCGGGCTCATGCCGCAACCGTCGTCTTCGACGACGAATTCTACCCGCTGCCCGTCGAGCTTTCTCCCTTTGACTGAGAGCGTGCCGGGCCGTTCCCGTTTCGTATTGAAGGCGTGCAGGATGGCGTTTTCCGCCAGCGGCTGCAGCAGCAGCTTCATTGTATAAAAGGGAAATATGTCCGGGTCGATCTCGTAACGGGGTACGAACCGGTTCGGGAAGCGAGCATGCTGTATATGGATATAGGCCTTGACCTGGCTTAGTTCCTGCCGGATCGTATAGTAATCCTTGCCTTTGTTCAGGGAAAGGCGGAACAGCTCGGTTAGCGATTGCGTCACTTGGGCCGTATTATCGTCTCCGTTCATTTTGGAATTGAGAAAAATATAGTCCAGCGTATTGTACAGAAAGTGCGGTTCGATCTGGGTCTGAAGC
Above is a window of Paenibacillus uliginis N3/975 DNA encoding:
- a CDS encoding response regulator — its product is MKIMVIDDEPIVPQALRALIPWEEHGFTWLPPADNGDEALELIERDKPDLLLLDCRMPGKTGLELLEEIHARELPVKSVILSGHDEFTYAQQALKLGALDYLLKPPDLDQLLNVVLSIKQQWKEEQKLKSQLKDHLPLIRFRFLTSLLEGASFNDDLFAEKTEFLHIPLRIGPVYLAVVELEEDPDFPKNYSYEDQQLMNFAVMNIAKETLASWPDKFLISPVHNRFVLLANVTLEDKARFRDDLRRLADNLRKALRYMVMIGVSVHGMSLNSEGKSLYQSARTALEYKYYTGPNEIVFVEDLEWENAVAPNLKLPASTPVDEALQLALKIGNPEQLACWLDDFVRHLKSSDYPVQVTKSIALQHMVAAADSLAAMHPKLALDELLPAGQITLFFETSTLEQLTEEMRRYLEGLLRRTLDLRKVGKNAIVEKTKRFIEEHFRENITLETAAQEVYLSPVYLSFLFKQVEGVNLSDYLTEIRLAEAKRLLAGTSLKTYEVALRSGYQDEKYFSRLFKKRTGLTPTEYRNRET